The following are encoded together in the Daucus carota subsp. sativus chromosome 5, DH1 v3.0, whole genome shotgun sequence genome:
- the LOC108221710 gene encoding receptor-like protein 6: MKTTHFSWLFLTFLFQISLFLSLASGQCLDSQRSLLLQLKQSFSFDSSSSTKLVQWNQTTIDCCHWQGVTCKKSSGLVIGLDLSNEGITSGINSSSTLFRLQFLERLNLASNSFNSTEIPSGLSNLTSLVYLNLSNSFSGQVPNVFSRMQKLVVLDLSYSYSLRIENPKLSIIVQNLTQLSELYLDAVDLSSQGSDWSRAISSSLPNLRILSLTECHITGPIHPSFGKLRFLSVIELDGNNLNSPIPKSFENLSGLTALSLHSCNMTGVFPQRILQIPTLQTLRLSYNELLKGSLPEFPRNGSLRELFLYNTNFSGGVPESIGDMARLYEIDLSQSNFSGRIPQSMAKLTQLVRLNFAYNKFSGIIPSFGKFKNLTYVDLSNNQLSGPIPSTHFEGLDNLVHIDLSFNIFSGSIPSYLFAFPSLQNFLLHFNHFDGILSNFSRASSSQLKTLTLSSNKLNGPIPSSFFELKKLESLSLSYNNLSGTLQLERFQKLKNLNALDLSHNRLSITTSPSNSSTSLLPRIYLLYLASCNLKRFPDLRNQSELQNLDLSDNQIGGEVPNWIWNIGQGSLSSLNLSHNLLKSLQEPYVLPKLSYLDLHSNHLTGKIPLPPAIYEYADYSSNNFSSTIPPDIGYNISAAYFFSASRNNLTGSIPESICNAKNLAVLDLSYNRLNGKIPSCLLHKSKVLEVLNLGNNNFTGNVSKTFFEGRGLRTLDLHANQLGEIVPTALPNCTSLEVLNLQNNHINGTVRK; encoded by the coding sequence ATGAAAACTACACATTTCTCATGGCTTTTCTTGACATTTTTGTTCCAAATCAGCTTGTTTTTGTCATTGGCTTCTGGCCAATGCCTGGACTCTCAAAGAAGCTTGTTGCTCCAGCTAAAACAGAGTTTCTCGTTCGACTCTTCGTCATCAACCAAGCTAGTTCAATGGAATCAAACCACAATAGATTGCTGCCACTGGCAAGGTGTAACTTGCAAAAAAAGTAGCGGCCTTGTTATTGGCTTAGACCTCAGTAACGAGGGCATCACTAGTGGAATAAACAGTTCCAGCACTTTGTTCAGACTTCAGTTTCTTGAAAGATTGAACTTGGCTTCCAACAGTTTCAACAGTACAGAAATCCCATCTGGTCTGTCTAATCTCACCAGTTTAGTTTATCTGAACTTGTCAAACTCGTTTAGCGGTCAAGTTCCAAATGTATTTTCGCGTATGCAAAAGTTGGTTGTTCTGGATCTCTCCTATTCTTACTCCTTAAGGATAGAAAATCCAAAGCTGAGCATAATCGTTCAGAATCTTACACAACTTTCTGAACTTTATCTTGATGCTGTAGATCTGTCGAGCCAAGGATCTGATTGGTCCCGTGCTATATCATCTTCATTGCCTAATTTGAGAATTCTGAGCTTGACAGAATGTCATATTACCGGTCCTATACATCCTTCATTTGGCAAGCTTAGGTTTCTTTCAGTGATTGAACTTGATGGAAACAATCTGAATTCGCCAATTCCAAAATCTTTTGAGAACTTGAGTGGTTTAACAGCTTTAAGTCTTCATTCTTGTAATATGACTGGAGTGTTTCCGCAAAGGATCTTGCAGATACCAACTCTCCAGACTCTGCGCTTGTCGTACAATGAATTGCTCAAGGGTTCTTTGCCAGAGTTTCCGCGAAATGGATCCCTCCGGGAGTTGTTCCTCTACAATACTAACTTTTCAGGTGGAGTGCCAGAGTCTATTGGTGACATGGCCAGGTTGTATGAGATAGATTTAAGCCAAAGCAATTTCAGTGGAAGAATCCCACAATCAATGGCAAAGCTTACTCAGCTTGTTCGTTTGAACTTTGCGTACAACAAATTCTCAGGTATTATCCCATCATTTGGTAAGTTCAAGAACTTGACATATGTAGATTTGTCTAATAATCAGCTATCTGGTCCAATCCCGTCGACTCATTTTGAAGGCCTTGATAATCTTGTACATATTGATCTGAGTTTCAATATTTTCAGTGGAAGCATTCCATCATATTTGTTTGCTTTCCCATCATTGCAGAATTTTTTGCTTCATTTCAATCACTTTGATGGTATTCTGAGTAATTTTTCCAGGGCTTCGTCTTCTCAGTTGAAAACACTTACTTTAAGTAGCAACAAGCTCAATGGACCTATTCCATCATCCTTTTTCGAGCTAAAAAAACTAGAATCCCTATCTCTGTCTTATAACAACCTTTCTGGAACACTTCAACTTGAGAGATTTCAAAAACTTAAGAACCTCAACGCTCTTGATCTTTCTCACAACCGGTTGTCAATTACAACAAGTCCGAGCAACTCTAGCACATCTCTGCTTCCCCGCATCTACTTGTTATATTTGGCTTCTTGCAACCTGAAAAGATTTCCTGATCTAAGAAACCAATCAGAGCTTCAAAATTTGGATCTTTCAGACAATCAAATTGGTGGGGAAGTACCAAACTGGATATGGAATATAGGCCAGGGATCTCTCTCATCGTTAAATCTTTCTCATAACCTGTTAAAAAGTCTCCAAGAACCTTATGTTCTTCCTAAATTAAGTTACCTTGACTTGCACTCTAACCACTTGACTGGTAAAATCCCTTTACCACCTGCAATCTATGAGTACGCGGATTACTCTTCCAACAATTTCAGTTCTACGATTCCTCCTGATATTGGATATAACATCAGTGCTGCATACTTCTTTTCTGCTTCAAGGAACAATTTGACAGGAAGCATCCCTGAGTCCATATGCAATGCTAAAAACCTTGCAGTTCTTGATTTGTCATACAATAGATTGAACGGGAAGATACCTTCATGTTTACTTCACAAGAGCAAAGTTCTTGAAGTATTGAATCTTGGAAATAACAATTTCACCGGCAATGTTTCCAAAACATTTTTTGAAGGGCGTGGTTTGAGAACCCTAGACCTGCATGCAAATCAGTTGGGAGAGATTGTGCCGACAGCTTTGCCTAATTGCACCTCCTTAGAGGTGTTGAATCTACAGAATAACCATATAAATGGTACTGTTAGGAAATGA
- the LOC108221708 gene encoding receptor like protein 22 yields the protein MKYRDFFWVFLIPFFQILLITEINSVHGQCLEDQKNLLFQLKDGLKYDTMVSTKIVKWNQSTDCCKWEGVSCNTSSGNVIGIELDGEGISDGINGSSSLYQFRYLQKLNLAYNNFNSTEIPAGLFNLSSLTYLNLSYCGFAGQIPEGFSQMKRLEILDLSTSFVSGKASLKIENPNLEMIVQNLKGLTELYLDGVNMTTQANSWSLAISSSLPNLRKLSLKSSHISGPIDPSLERVQFLSEIRLDQNNLSVTVPEFLANLKNLTVLHLSSCNLQGIFPKRILQVPTLNDLDLSDNKELRGSVPEFPQNGSLRTLVLTFTNFSGTLPESFGNLRLLSRMEITNCNFSGMIPNSMANLTSLVRLDFSYNNLSGHIPLLQKSKNLTYIDFSHNRLSGTIPSTYFIGLDNLVHVDLGFNAFMGRIPSSLFALPSLRQIKLSQNQFGGLLANFSDASRSQLDTLDLGSNNLNGSIPLSWFELKRLNILSLSSNQLAGSLQLEMIHKLANLTNLDLSYNRLSIETSHNSSSETLLPQYSTFKLASCKLKSFPRLGKQLRLSVLDLSDNQIHGAIPNWTWRIGSLTNLNLSRNQLVSLQEPYAFPRLSVLDLHSNQLTGRIPVPPETASYVDYSDNNFSSSISLDIGKNLTFAYFFSVSSNKLTGTIPVSICEATYLQVLDLSNNNFSGVIPPCLLGQRQSLAVLNLGNNKFSGHINGTFLENCGLKTLDLHANQLQGKVPNSLSNCTMLEVLNLGNNQISDTFPCYLKNSSNLRVLVLRSNQFHGDIRCSGPKSHWPNLQIIDIASNKFTGKVPPNCFLNWTAMMGYKDDAQSEINHLRFRVLKLNNFYYQDTVTVTSKGLEVQLVKILTIFNSIDISCNQFEGNIPENVVQLKELYILNISHNALTGTIPPLIGNLKQLEALDLSTNKLSGSIPAELANLNFLAYLNLSNNQLTGKIPLGTQLSTFDEGSFRGNEGLCGKPLNRTCAVPETGPSSERYNRQDSSSSFDWQIIVTGMGFGVGAAIILGPLLFFQKGTHWLNDKIDKLAHIILQSFGIICTRYDIVEEDQDTYNAAHSDEEDRTTEDTTFRGRYCLLCSKIDMFRNTVVHDPKCMCHTSTPANFSSSSSSFSTSSSNKTP from the coding sequence ATGAAATATAGAGATTTTTTCTGGGTTTTCTTGATACCCTTTTTCCAAATCTTGTTGATCACTGAAATAAATTCTGTTCATGGTCAATGTCTGGAGGATCAAAAGAACTTGTTGTTTCAGCTGAAGGATGGTCTGAAGTACGATACAATGGTGTCGACAAAGATTGTGAAATGGAATCAGAGCACGGATTGCTGCAAATGGGAAGGGGTGAGCTGCAATACAAGTTCTGGTAATGTTATTGGCATTGAACTGGATGGAGAAGGAATCTCTGATGGGATCAATGGTTCAAGTAGTCTATACCAATTCCGGTATCTTCAGAAACTGAATTTGGCCTACAACAATTTCAATTCTACTGAAATTCCAGCTGGGTTGTTTAATCTTTCAAGTTTGACATATCTGAATTTGTCATACTGTGGATTTGCTGGACAGATACCAGAAGGATTTTCGCAAATGAAAAGGTTGGAAATTCTTGATTTATCTACATCTTTTGTATCTGGAAAAGCTTCACTGAAAATTGAGAATCCAAATTTAGAAATGATTGTTCAAAATCTCAAAGGGCTTACCGAATTGTATTTGGATGGTGTCAACATGACAACTCAGGCAAACAGTTGGTCTCTAGCAATATCATCTTCACTTCCTAATTTGAGAAAGCTAAGCTTGAAAAGTAGTCATATATCAGGTCCTATAGACCCTTCTCTTGAAAGGGTTCAGTTTCTATCAGAGATTCGTTTGGATCAGAACAATCTGAGTGTCACAGTTCCAGAGTTTTTGGCAAACTTAAAAAACTTGACAGTTTTACATCTCAGTTCTTGTAATCTGCAGGGGATATTCCCCAAAAGGATCTTACAAGTACCGACACTAAACGATCTCGATCTGTCAGACAACAAAGAACTGCGGGGTTCTGTACCAGAATTTCCCCAAAATGGCTCCCTTCGGACGTTGGTGCTCACATTTACCAATTTCTCAGGAACGTTACCAGAGTCTTTTGGGAACTTACGGTTGTTGTCTAGGATGGAGATAACGAATTGCAACTTCAGCGGAATGATTCCAAATTCAATGGCAAACCTCACAAGCCTTGTCCGTTTGGACTTCTCATACAACAATCTTAGTGGTCATATTCCATTGTTACAGAAGTCCAAGAACCTCACCTACATAGATTTCTCCCATAATAGATTATCAGGTACAATTCCTTCTACGTATTTCATAGGACTTGACAATCTTGTACATGTTGATCTTGGATTCAATGCGTTTATGGGAAGAATTCCTTCATCATTGTTCGCTCTCCCATCATTGAGACAAATTAAGCTTTCCCAAAATCAGTTTGGTGGTTTACTCGCCAATTTTTCCGATGCTTCGCGCTCACAGTTAGATACACTTGATTTGGGTAGCAACAACTTGAATGGGTCTATCCCATTGTCTTGGTTTGAACTCAAACGGCTGAACATTCTCTCCCTGTCCTCTAATCAGTTGGCTGGCTCATTGCAGCTAGAAATGATTCATAAGCTTGCAAATCTAACCAATCTTGATCTGTCGTACAACAGGTTGTCAATTGAAACCAGTCACAACAGCTCAAGCGAGACTCTGCTCCCCCAGTACAGCACATTTAAGTTAGCTTCATGCAAGCTAAAATCTTTTCCTCGTCTGGGAAAGCAATTAAGATTGTCTGTACTAGACCTATCAGACAACCAAATTCACGGAGCAATACCAAACTGGACTTGGAGAATTGGATCTCTCACGAATTTAAATTTGTCTCGAAATCAGTTAGTGAGTCTCCAAGAACCTTATGCTTTTCCAAGATTAAGTGTACTTGACTTGCACTCTAACCAACTGACCGGAAGAATCCCAGTACCACCTGAAACTGCTTCATATGTGGATTATTCAGACAACAATTTCAGTTCTTCAATTTCTTTGGATATTGGCAAGAATCTCACCTTTGCTTATTTCTTTTCTGTTTCGAGCAACAAGCTGACTGGAACCATCCCTGTTTCCATCTGTGAAGCTACATATCTTCAAGTTCTTGATTTGTCCAATAACAATTTTAGTGGAGTGATCCCACCATGTTTACTTGGACAGAGACAGTCTCTTGCTGTACTAAATCTTGGGAATAACAAATTCAGTGGACATATCAACGGTACGTTTTTGGAGAACTGCGGTTTAAAAACACTGGATCTGCATGCAAACCAATTACAAGGGAAGGTTCCGAATTCTCTGTCCAATTGCACAATGTTAGAGGTTCTGAACCTGGGGAACAACCAGATAAGTGATACCTTTCCATGTTATTTAAAGAATTCTTCAAATCTGCGAGTCCTTGTTTTGCGTTCTAACCAGTTCCATGGAGACATCCGGTGCTCGGGGCCGAAGAGCCATTGGCCAAATCTTCAAATCATCGACATAGCTTCTAATAAATTTACAGGTAAGGTACCACCGAATTGTTTCTTGAACTGGACAGCAATGATGGGATACAAGGACGATGCACAATCAGAGATTAATCACTTGCGGTTTAGGGTCTTAAAGCTTAATAACTTCTACTATCAAGACACCGTGACAGTAACAAGCAAAGGGCTAGAGGTACAGCTTGTGAAGATCTTAACAATCTTCAACTCCATTGACATTTCTTGCAATCAGTTTGAAGGAAATATACCAGAAAATGTGGTCCAACTCAAAGAGCTCTATATCCTGAATATATCGCACAATGCACTCACAGGCACGATTCCACCATTAATTGGAAacttgaaacaacttgaagcctTGGATTTGTCAACGAACAAGCTAAGTGGAAGCATCCCGGCAGAGCTTGCAAATTTAAACTTCCTTGCATATTTGAACTTGTCAAATAATCAACTGACTGGAAAAATTCCACTTGGGACTCAGCTATCAACATTTGACGAAGGATCTTTCAGAGGGAATGAGGGATTATGTGGGAAACCCCTGAACAGAACATGTGCTGTACCTGAAACTGGACCATCCTCAGAACGATATAATCGTCAAGATTCAAGCTCATCCTTTGATTGGCAAATCATTGTCACTGGAATGGGTTTCGGAGTGGGAGCAGCCATAATTCTAGGCCCTCTTCTGTTTTTCCAGAAAGGAACACATTGGTTGAATGATAAGATTGATAAACTCGCTCATATCATTCTCCAAAGTTTTGGAATAATATGCACTCGCTACGACATTGTGGAAGAGGATCAAGACACATACAATGCAGCACACTCAGATGAAGAAGACCGGACAACGGAAGATACAACGTTTAGAGGAAGGTACTGTCTGCTGTGTTCAAAAATAGACATGTTCAGAAACACAGTTGTACATGATCCAAAATGCATGTGTCATACCTCGACACCGGCGAATTTCAGTTCCTCTAGTTCCTCCTTCTCTACTTCTTCCTCAAACAAGACACCTTAG
- the LOC108221709 gene encoding receptor-like protein 7, which yields MKNRDFSWVFLIPLFQILLITEISLVHGQCLQNQKNLLVQLKDGLEFDTTVSTKIVQWNKSTEDCCKWEGVSCNTSSGNVIGLELDGEAIQDGIYSSSSLYKFQYLQKLNLANNNFNSTPIPPGLFNLTSLTYLNLSNCGFAGQIPEGFSRMERLEILDLSTYFLSNKARLKIENPNLEMIVQNLKGLTELYLDGVNMTTQANSWSKAISSSLPSLRKLSLKRSFISGPIDPSLGRVRFLSELFLDQNNLSVTVPEFLANFKNLTVLHLSSCNLQGIFRKRILQVPTLNDLDLSDNKELQGSVPEFPQNGSLLKSLVLTFTNFSGTLPESVGNLRLLSRMEITSCNFGGMIPNSMANLRFLVYLDFSHNNLSGPLPLLQKSKNLTYLDFSHNRLSGTIPSTYFIGLDNLVHVDLGFNAFMGTISSSLFALPSLRQIKLSQNQFGGLLANFSEASRSQLDTLDLSSNNLNGSIPLSWFELKWLNILSLSSNQLTGSLQLDTIHKLANLTNLDLSYNHLSIETSHNSSSETLLPQYNTFRLASCKLKSFPHLGKQIRLSVLDLSDNQIRGAIPNWIWPIGYLTYLNLSRNQLVSLQEPYAFPRLSVLDLHSNQLTGRIPVPPETASYVDYSDNNFSSSISLDIGKNLTFALFFSVSSNKLTGTIPDSICEATYLQVLDLSNNNFSGVIPPCLLGQRLRESLAVLNLGNNKFSGHINGTFGENCGLKTLDLHANNLQGNVPKSLAKCKMLEVLNLGSNQINDTFPCFLKNSSSLRVLVLRSNQFHGNIHCQGPTSHWPNLQIIDIASNRFTGKVPENFFLNWTSMNGYKNDAGSEFDHLIRFKVSELNNFYYQDRVTVTVKGLELQLLKILTIFNSIDISCNQFEGNIPASLVELKELHLLNISNNALTGRIPSSIGNLKQLEALDLSVNNLRGRIPVELAKLSFLSYLNLSYNQLTGKIPLGTQLSTFDEGFFRGNEGLCGKPLNRTCAEPVPEAEPYNQDSSDMTVGIMISAVIGFFVGLEIVVMPLFYYKNWRAYYFEHVDRALAKILQKQSPKRKNQARKRRNGIHRAR from the coding sequence ATGAAAAATCGAGATTTTTCTTGGGTTTTCTTGATACCCTTGTTCCAAATCTTGTTGATCACTGAAATATCTTTAGTTCATGGTCAATGTCTGCAGAATCAAAAAAACCTTTTGGTTCAGCTAAAGGATGGTTTGGAGTTCGACACTACGGTGTCAACGAAGATTGTGCAATGGAATAAGAGCACAGAAGATTGCTGCAAATGGGAAGGGGTGAGTTGCAATACAAGTTCTGGTAATGTTATTGGCCTTGAACTGGATGGAGAAGCAATACAGGACGGGATATATAGTTCAAGTAGTCTATACAAATTTCAGTATCTTCAGAAACTGAATCTGGCCAACAATAACTTCAATTCTACTCCAATTCCGCCTGGGTTGTTTAATCTTACAAGTTTGACATATCTGAATTTGTCAAACTGTGGATTTGCTGGACAGATACCAGAAGGATTTTCccgaatggaaaggttggaaatTCTTGATCTATCTACATATTTTTTATCTAATAAAGCTCGGCTAAAAATTGAGAATCCAAATTTAGAAATGATTGTTCAAAATCTCAAAGGGCTTACTGAATTGTACTTGGATGGTGTCAACATGACAACTCAGGCAAACAGTTGGTCCAAGGCAATATCATCTTCACTTCCCAGTTTGAGAAAGCTAAGCTTGAAACGTAGTTTTATATCAGGTCCTATAGACCCTTCTCTTGGAAGGGTTCGGTTTCTTTCAGAGTTGTTTTTGGATCAGAACAATCTGAGTGTCACAGTTCCAGAGTTTTTGGCAAACTTTAAAAACTTGACAGTTTTACATCTCAGTTCTTGTAATCTGCAGGGGATATTCCGTAAAAGGATCTTACAAGTACCAACACTAAACGATCTTGATCTGTCAGACAACAAAGAACTGCAGGGTTCTGTACCAGAATTCCCCCAAAATGGTTCCCTTCTGAAGTCGTTGGTGCTCACATTTACCAATTTCTCAGGAACGTTACCAGAGTCTGTTGGGAACTTACGGTTGTTGTCTAGGATGGAGATAACGAGTTGCAACTTCGGCGGAATGATTCCAAATTCTATGGCAAACCTCAGATTCCTTGTTTATTTGGATTTCTCACACAACAATCTTAGTGGTCCTCTTCCATTGTTACAGAAGTCCAAGAACCTCACCTACTTAGATTTCTCCCATAACAGATTATCAGGTACAATTCCTTCCACGTATTTCATAGGACTTGACAATCTTGTACATGTTGATCTTGGATTCAATGCGTTTATGGGGACAATTTCTTCATCATTGTTCGCTCTCCCATCATTGAGACAGATTAAGCTTTCCCAAAATCAGTTTGGTGGTTTACTCGCCAATTTTTCCGAGGCTTCGCGGTCACAGTTAGATACACTTGATTTGAGTAGCAACAACTTAAATGGGTCTATTCCATTGTCTTGGTTTGAACTGAAATGGCTGAACATTCTCTCCCTGTCCTCCAATCAGTTGACTGGCTCATTGCAGCTAGACACCATTCATAAGCTTGCAAATCTAACCAATCTTGACCTGTCGTACAACCATTTGTCAATTGAAACAAGTCACAACAGCTCAAGCGAGACTCTGCTCCCCCAGTACAACACATTTAGATTAGCTTCATGCAAGCTAAAATCTTTTCCTCATCTGGGAAAGCAAATAAGATTGTCTGTACTAGACTTATCAGACAACCAAATTCGTGGAGCAATACCAAACTGGATTTGGCCAATTGGATATCTCACGTATTTAAATTTGTCTCGAAATCAGTTAGTGAGTCTCCAAGAACCTTATGCTTTTCCAAGATTAAGTGTACTTGACTTGCACTCTAACCAACTGACCGGAAGAATCCCAGTACCACCTGAAACTGCTTCATATGTGGATTATTCAGACAACAATTTCAGTTCTTCAATTTCTTTGGATATTGGCAAGAATCTCACCTTTGCTTTATTTTTTTCTGTTTCAAGCAACAAGCTGACTGGAACCATCCCTGATTCCATTTGCGAAGCTACTTATCTTCAAGTCCTTGATTTGTCTAATAACAATTTTAGTGGAGTGATACCACCATGTTTACTTGGACAGAGACTGAGAGAGTCTCTTGCTGTACTAAATCTTGGGAATAACAAATTCAGTGGACACATCAACGGTACGTTTGGGGAGAACTGTGGTTTAAAAACACTGGATCTGCATGCCAACAATTTACAAGGGAATGTTCCTAAATCTCTCGCCAAATGTAAAATGTTGGAGGTGTTGAACCTGGGGAGCAACCAGATAAATGATACATTTCCATGTTTCTTAAAGAATTCTTCCAGTTTGCGAGTCCTTGTTCTGCGATCAAACCAATTCCATGGAAACATTCATTGTCAGGGGCCAACGAGCCATTGGCCAAACCTTCAAATCATCGACATAGCTTCCAATAGATTTACAGGCAAGGTACCAGAGAATTTTTTCTTGAATTGGACATCAATGAACGGATACAAGAATGATGCAGGGTCAGAATTCGATCATTTGATTCGTTTCAAGGTCTCAGAGCTTAATAACTTCTACTATCAGGATAGGGTGACGGTAACAGTCAAAGGATTAGAATTACAGCTTCTGAAGATTTTAACAATCTTTAACTCCATCGACATATCTTGCAATCAGTTCGAAGGAAATATACCAGCAAGTTTGGTTGAACTCAAAGAACTCCATCTTCTGAATATATCAAACAATGCACTGACAGGCCGAATTCCATCGTCAATTGGAAATTTGAAACAACTGGAAGCCTTAGACTTGTCAGTGAACAATCTAAGAGGAAGGATCCCGGTGGAGCTTGCAAAGCTAAGCTTCCTTTCATATTTGAACTTGTCATATAATCAACTGACTGGAAAAATTCCACTTGGGACTCAGCTTTCAACATTTGACGAAGGATTTTTCAGAGGGAATGAGGGATTATGTGggaaaccattgaacagaacaTGTGCTGAACCTGTACCTGAAGCTGAACCATATAATCAGGATTCCAGTGACATGACGGTGGGAATTATGATATCTGCTGTAATCGGGTTCTTTGTTGGCCTGGAAATCGTTGTAATGCCTCTTTTCTATTACAAGAACTGGAGAGCATATTACTTTGAACATGTTGATCGAGCTCTTGCTAAGATACTCCAAAAGCAGTCCCCAAAGCGGAAAAATCAGGCACGAAAAAGACGGAATGGAATTCATAGGGCAAGGTAG